TTGGTGACCATGCTCGTTTCATCCACGATACACTAGCGCCTTCAGAAACAGATTATATTGCAGCAGCACAAGGGTATGCCGACTTATTTGATCAGCTGTTAGAAAGAGTCAGGAATGGTGGAAACTCTTTAGAAGAATTAACAGTTCGTGCAGAGCAGGCAGCAAAAGATATTCGGTTTTTAAAACTGCAAATTATCCGAACACAATTGACCGGCAGAATTAAAATTGAACTGACTCCTACATTTATTAATCACATGGTAAATGAAGTGGAAGAGTATTTACGTATTCTCGCTTTTTTAATAAGAAAAGAAGTGCCACCTGTTTGCCACCCGCTTCACCATCATCTTATCTGGCTTATTGATGCAGCTGGGCATGCCGGGGCAATTACAGATTCGCTGGATAAAGTGGAAACCGCATTAAAAGAACGCTCGAAGATGTTTGAAAAAGATTTTGATCACTTTTATTTAAAAGCAGTGGAAATGGCAGGATATTTGCGTTCCAACGTAGATAACTTCCCGGCTCTGCAACGTATGAATCATCAAGTAAGTTTAGAACTCCATATTTTCAGCTGCTTTTTAAATGAATTGGAAGAAATGGGATTGACCAGGGAAATGCTGGGAACTCTGACTCCTCTGATGGCAGATCATATGGCCAGGGAAGAATGCTACTATTTAATGAAGGTAGCTGAATCTGCACATTTACAAGAACCAGATTGTGATCCGGCAAAACCAAGAGTAGAATCATAAATATTTTTTCTCCCTTTTTAGGGAGATTTTTTTGTACTTTAGGAACGTTTAACTTTGTTAAAGGAACAAAGTATAAGCAAAACTACGACTTCCGCCATTTGGACTTGGCGGTAAGCTGAGTTTTTCTAATTCTCATCTGGAAATTGTTTTACCTTTGGAGTAAAATGTAGGCACTCGAAATAAAAATATAGCACGAATGAGGGAGAATGATGGAGGAGAAACAACAGGCATGGGGAGTCGCTGCAGCAAGTCTTGCCTACTTGTTCTGGGGCTTCCTCCCTTTGTATTGGAAACTGGTAGGTCATGTTCCACCAGAAGAGGTTCTGGCCCACAGAATAATATGGTCCGTAGGATTTATGGTAATTGTTTTATTTCTGTTGGGACGTTTGCAAGGAGTTTGGAAAGAAATAAAGGCAACCTTTTCTTCAAAAAAGTCAAGCCTTGCTATAACACTAGCAGCGATACTTATCAGCTTAAATTGGTTTATTTTTATATTTGCGGTTAACAGTGACCGTGTGATCGAAGTTAGTCTAGGTTATTATATTAATCCTCTTATTAATGTACTGCTTGGCACCCTCTTTTTAAAAGAAAAATTATCAAAAGCTGAAGGGGCAGCATTTCTGTTAGCGGCAGCCGGGGTTTTATTATTAACATTTTATTATGGCTACATTCCTTGGGCGGCGCTAAGTCTTGCTTTATTGTTTGGGATGTATGGTTTAATTAAAAAGACTGCTGCTGTGGGGGCATGGGCTGGATTAACGATTGAAACGCTCCTTATGACGCCGTTTGCATTATTATTTTTGTTTTTTATAAGAAATGGAGAAACCCCATTTTTTTATGGCAGCTTGGAAACGGCTTTATTGTTAATAGGAGCTGGAGCAGCAACGGCTATTCCATTACTGTTATTTGCAGCAGGGGCGAAGCATATTTCTTTTTCTTTAATAGGTTTTCTTCAATATTTTGCTCCAACCATTATGCTCATATTAGGGGTCTTTCTTTTTCATGAACCATTTAGCCGTCAACAGTTGATTTCCTTTATTATTGTCTGGATCGGCCTTATTATCTTTACCGTCTCGCGCTCGAATACGACATTGCGAAATCGAAAAGAAAAGCTTGCCGATCAAAAAGCAGGTGCTGGTTAATAAGGTGAAATGTTTGAAACGGTAAGGTTTCTTTCCTCGTAGAGATAACAAATAGAATAAAGAGGAGGGAACCTGCATGCAAGCAGCTGATGAAATATATTTCTCTGATAATTTTTTCTCTGCTGGCATCACAGATATTTTTGATAAAAACGAATATAAAATTGGACAGCTTGATTTAAAAAGTGCGTTTACTTCAAGTGTTGATGTAATAGATCCAAGTGGAAGTATTCGTTTACATGCTGCATTTCCTTTGTTTTCACGTCGCTGGGTCCTAAAAAATAAAGAAGATGAACGGATTGGGGATCTGAGCAGCACTTTTTCCTTTTTTGCAAAAAGATTTAAATATGATGCGGTAGGACGCGGCGTTTACCGTGTGGAATCGGAAGCTTTTTCTCATGAATTTACAATGACAGAAGAAAGGGGAAATAATAAAATAGCTGTTTTTGAAAAAATTAGCGGTTTTATGGGAGCTCCAGCTTATAAATTAGTCAATTATTCAGAGGTATTAAGCAATGATGAACTCATTGCTGTAGTTATGGGAGTACGAATGATACTTAAAAAACGACGAAATAATAACGCTGTCCCTCCTCCCGGTCAGTAATAATGTTTATGTACTGCTGTCCCTTGAGTAAGTCAGGGGATGGCTTTTTTGAATCTGGTTTTTCAGACAACCTGCTTCAGTCTGTGCAAATGAGGCTATAGCATAAACAAAAAGTCATAAGTGTATAAAAATGGTTCAAAAATACACCAATCTAACAAATATCTTCTCGCATGTAATTCAAATGTCAAATACTTCTATTCAAAAAAGTCGGACAGGCCCAAAAGATATTCATAAAAGATAAAAATATAATCATTAAACAGAAAAAGCAGTACATAAAAGCTTCTAATCAAAGCAATTTCCCCAAATCAAGAACAATCCCACCCCTATTACTCAGCATAGGTAAATGTGACTTCCTCTTTCAAGGCGCTTGCGCTTTTGTTATGAGATAGGAAAGTATAAAATTTTGCACTTTGCTGTCTAGCTTCAGCGCCAGCCTCTCGGAGGCCCGTGGCGATTTAAGAAACGTTTGCTAAAATCGCGAACATCGTGTTCGAACCGCAAAAGTCAGTACATCCTTAGGAACCTTCTGCTAAAAACGCACACGTCCTGTGTGCAACGCAGAAGTCACCACATCCAGTGGAAGTAAGAGCGCCTTAACGGCCTGGAGAACATTTACCTGTCAAGGCTGATAAGGGCGCTTGGACTTTTCTTATGAAAACGAAATCTTTGAAGGTTTTATGAATAATTTGTGTTCATTTTGAAACATTTCCGTGAGCGTTATATGAAAAGTGACTGTCCAACCCCTGTTTACCAAGTCAATTTGCTACGATATTCGTAAAGATAGAAGTGTGATAAAAATCACCTGGGAAGGAGTGTGTCATAGGGTGAAAAACATATTACGAGTGAAGCGCTGGGCAATACTGCCTGCTTTTACTCTTTTGTTATTAGTAAGCGGCTGTGCTGAATTAACCGTTTTAGATCCAAAAGGGCCGGTAGGGGAAAGCCAAAAAGAACTAATTGTTTTTTCCATCATTCTCATGTTGTTAATAGTAGCAGTAGTTTTTATTGCGTTTACCTATATGATTGTTAAGTATAGAGAGCGGCCTGGACGTGATGAAAAGGATTATGATCCTGATCATCATGGAAATACAAAACTAGAAATTGTATGGACAGTGATTCCATTAATTATTGTTACTGCATTATCGATTCCTACAGTGACGACAATCTATGAATTGGAAGAACCACCTGAAAGTTCAAGTGATAAAGATCCGCTTGTTGTATACGCAACGGCAGCTGATTGGAAATGGTTTTTCAGCTATCCAGAAGAAGGTATTGAAACGGTGAACTATCTTCATATTCCTACTGATCGAGCGGTAGAATTCCGTCTGTCTTCTGCTGATTCTATGGCTTCTATTTGGATACCTGCTCTTGGGGGACAGAAATATAACATGGCAGGAATGGAAAATACCTTGTACCTTCAAGCGGATGAAGAAGGAACATATCAAGGCAGGAACTCTAATTATAACGGTTCAGGTTTTGCGGAGCAGACGTTTGAGGTACACGCTGAAAGTGAGGAAGACTTTGAGAGCTGGGCAGAAGAAGTGCAGAATGAAGCACCGCAATTAACTCAAGAAGAATATGATTCTCTTCTTACTCCTGGACTATTAGAAGAAATGGAGTTCTCTTCGACTCATCTGGATTACGTGGATCATGGAACAAATGAGGGACGCGACTATTTAATAGAACGACATAAAGGTGCTTTTGAAGAGCCTTTGCATCTTAAAGGCGGAAGAGGTGTCGAGGATGAATAACCTGGGCATTGTGAAAGTTGGTGAGATAACGTGGAATTTATAGATTTTTTGTTAGAAGATTTCTTTGTGACCGGTCAGCCATTAATATATGGGGCAATGGTTTCTATTGTTCTAGTATCTATTGCGATAGTATTTGTTTTAACCTATTTTAAAAAGTGGGGATGGCTTTGGCGTGAATGGATAACAACCGTTGATCATAAAAAAATTGGGATTATGTATATCATTGCAGCTTTAGCAATGCTTTTCCGAGGCGGGGTAGACGCACTTTTAATGAGAACACAGCTGACGCTCCCTGGAATGGAGTTTCTCGATTCGCAGCACTATAACGAAATTTTCACGACACACGGTACTATAATGATAATTTTTATGGCGATGCCGTTTTTAATTGGGCTGATGAACTATATTGTTCCATTGCAAATTGGAGCAAGGGATGTAGCTTTTCCATTTTTAAACGCCCTTAGTTTCTGGTCTTTTGCTTTTGGAGCAATGATATTTAATCTCTCTTTTGTCATCGGAGGTTCTCCCGATGCAGGGTGGACCAGCTATACGCCTATGGCAGGAGCAGCTCTGAATCCTGGGCCAGCTCAAAACTATTATTTAATAGGTTTGCAGGTTGCAGGGATAGGAACGTTAGCAACTGGTATTAACTTTATGGTCACGATTTTAAAAATGCGTGCACCAGGTATGAACATGATGAGACTTCCTATTTTTACATGGTCTACGTTTATTACATCTTTTATTATCGTGTTTGCATTTCCTATCTTAACTGTAGCGCTTGCACTCATGACGATTGACCGTATATTTGGGTCTCATTTCTTTACTTTGACAGGTGAAGGAATGCCAATGATGTGGGCTAACCTCTTTTGGCTTTGGGGCCACCCGGAAGTATACATTGTAATTCTTCCAGCATTCGGTATATTTTCTGAGGTGATTTCTACATTTGCCCGTAAGCAGTTATTTGGTTACAAGGCAATGGTATATTCCATGGTTGTTATCGCAGGTCTCAGTTTTATTGTTTGGGTCCACCATTTCTTTACAATGGGTGCAGGAGGCGGAGTGAACTCATTTTTCTCCATCACTACCATGCTTATTGCTGTACCTACTGGTGTTAAGATATTCAACTGGCTCGGTACGATGTATAAAGGACGCATACGATTTGATACGCCGATGCTTTGGTCGCTTGCGTTTATACCTTGTTTTGTTATTGGCGGTGTAACAGGCGTAATGCTGGCTATGGCAGCGGCAGACTATCAATACCATAATACGTACTTCTTAGTCGCACACTTCCATTACGTATTAATTGCAGGAACAGTATTTGGATGTTTTGCAGGGCTGACTTTCTGGTATCCAAAAATGTTTGGCCACAAAATGAATGAGAAACTGGGTAAAATAAGCTTTTGGCTCTTTGTTATCGGGTTTAATGTATGTTTCTTCCCAATGTATTTCCTTGGATTTGCAGGAATGCCAAGACGTACGTATACCATTGAACCAGAGTGGATGCCATTAAACGTAACCGCATCTATTGGCGCAGTTCTTATGGCTATTGGTTTTGCCGTATTCGTTTATAATATTTATTACAGTTTCCGCTACAGCAAACGAGAAACCCATGGAGATACATGGGACGGCAGAGCGCTGGAATGGGCTACTACGACACCTGTCCCATTTTATAACTTTGCGACCGTACCTAAAGTAGAAGGACCGGAAGCTTATTGGATATTAAAAGAAAAAGGCGGGACCACTTATGAAAAAGACAAAGTAGAGCCTATTCATATGCCGAGCGATTCGGGCATCCCGTTTATCATGATGGCATTTATGTTCGTTGCAAGCTTTGGTTTGATTTGGGAATGGATGTGGATGGCCATTCCAGGCATAATTGGAGTTCTTGTTTGTATGGTTATCCGATCCTTTGATTATGATGATGGTTTTTACGTATCGGTTAAAGAAATTAAAAGAATAGAAGAGAAGGCAAGGGAGGGAGAACAATGAGTGCACACACAGATTTAAATACTGGACCTCTGGAATATCGGTCGCATGAAGGGCGCATGACTATTTTAGGGTTTTGGATTTTTCTTGGAGCAGAAGTAGTATTGTTCTCTACTCTTTTTGCTACTTACGCTGTGTTATTCGGAAAAACAGCTGATGCTCCTGTTCCGGCAGAGCTGTTTGAACTGCCAATGGTTTTAATTATGACCTTTTTGCTTTTAACAAGCAGTTTCACATGCGGTATAGCTATTCATCATATGAGACGCGGATCTTTAAAAGGGCTGTTTGTCTGGCTTGGCATAACATTAGCTCTTGGACTCGGGTTTCTTGGATTTGAAATATATGAATTTGTTCATTATGCGCATGAAGGTGCATCACTTCCATCAAGCGCTTTCTGGTCTGCCTTTTTTGTATTAACCGGAACACATGGTTTACACGTGCTTTTAGGGATCGGCTGGGCTGTTCTTATTTTAATTCAGCTTCGTCAGCGCGGCCTTACGCCGGTAACGTCCAGAAAAGTATTTGTTGTTGGGTTATACTGGCATTTTCTTGATGTAATTTGGATCTTTATTTTTACAAGTGTTTATCTGATTGGGATGGTGGTATAAATGAGTGAACTTACCAAACGCTTCCCTAAACAGCATATTATTGGATTTGCAGCTTCTATTATTTTAACAGTAGCAGCCGCATGGGCAGCTGTTAGTTCTGATCTTCCA
This DNA window, taken from Alteribacillus bidgolensis, encodes the following:
- the rarD gene encoding EamA family transporter RarD, which codes for MEEKQQAWGVAAASLAYLFWGFLPLYWKLVGHVPPEEVLAHRIIWSVGFMVIVLFLLGRLQGVWKEIKATFSSKKSSLAITLAAILISLNWFIFIFAVNSDRVIEVSLGYYINPLINVLLGTLFLKEKLSKAEGAAFLLAAAGVLLLTFYYGYIPWAALSLALLFGMYGLIKKTAAVGAWAGLTIETLLMTPFALLFLFFIRNGETPFFYGSLETALLLIGAGAATAIPLLLFAAGAKHISFSLIGFLQYFAPTIMLILGVFLFHEPFSRQQLISFIIVWIGLIIFTVSRSNTTLRNRKEKLADQKAGAG
- the qoxA gene encoding cytochrome aa3 quinol oxidase subunit II; translated protein: MKNILRVKRWAILPAFTLLLLVSGCAELTVLDPKGPVGESQKELIVFSIILMLLIVAVVFIAFTYMIVKYRERPGRDEKDYDPDHHGNTKLEIVWTVIPLIIVTALSIPTVTTIYELEEPPESSSDKDPLVVYATAADWKWFFSYPEEGIETVNYLHIPTDRAVEFRLSSADSMASIWIPALGGQKYNMAGMENTLYLQADEEGTYQGRNSNYNGSGFAEQTFEVHAESEEDFESWAEEVQNEAPQLTQEEYDSLLTPGLLEEMEFSSTHLDYVDHGTNEGRDYLIERHKGAFEEPLHLKGGRGVEDE
- the qoxB gene encoding cytochrome aa3 quinol oxidase subunit I, which codes for MVSIVLVSIAIVFVLTYFKKWGWLWREWITTVDHKKIGIMYIIAALAMLFRGGVDALLMRTQLTLPGMEFLDSQHYNEIFTTHGTIMIIFMAMPFLIGLMNYIVPLQIGARDVAFPFLNALSFWSFAFGAMIFNLSFVIGGSPDAGWTSYTPMAGAALNPGPAQNYYLIGLQVAGIGTLATGINFMVTILKMRAPGMNMMRLPIFTWSTFITSFIIVFAFPILTVALALMTIDRIFGSHFFTLTGEGMPMMWANLFWLWGHPEVYIVILPAFGIFSEVISTFARKQLFGYKAMVYSMVVIAGLSFIVWVHHFFTMGAGGGVNSFFSITTMLIAVPTGVKIFNWLGTMYKGRIRFDTPMLWSLAFIPCFVIGGVTGVMLAMAAADYQYHNTYFLVAHFHYVLIAGTVFGCFAGLTFWYPKMFGHKMNEKLGKISFWLFVIGFNVCFFPMYFLGFAGMPRRTYTIEPEWMPLNVTASIGAVLMAIGFAVFVYNIYYSFRYSKRETHGDTWDGRALEWATTTPVPFYNFATVPKVEGPEAYWILKEKGGTTYEKDKVEPIHMPSDSGIPFIMMAFMFVASFGLIWEWMWMAIPGIIGVLVCMVIRSFDYDDGFYVSVKEIKRIEEKAREGEQ
- the qoxC gene encoding cytochrome aa3 quinol oxidase subunit III, whose protein sequence is MSAHTDLNTGPLEYRSHEGRMTILGFWIFLGAEVVLFSTLFATYAVLFGKTADAPVPAELFELPMVLIMTFLLLTSSFTCGIAIHHMRRGSLKGLFVWLGITLALGLGFLGFEIYEFVHYAHEGASLPSSAFWSAFFVLTGTHGLHVLLGIGWAVLILIQLRQRGLTPVTSRKVFVVGLYWHFLDVIWIFIFTSVYLIGMVV
- a CDS encoding DUF2935 domain-containing protein — protein: MKNNWERAAREEHLFWLQILGDHARFIHDTLAPSETDYIAAAQGYADLFDQLLERVRNGGNSLEELTVRAEQAAKDIRFLKLQIIRTQLTGRIKIELTPTFINHMVNEVEEYLRILAFLIRKEVPPVCHPLHHHLIWLIDAAGHAGAITDSLDKVETALKERSKMFEKDFDHFYLKAVEMAGYLRSNVDNFPALQRMNHQVSLELHIFSCFLNELEEMGLTREMLGTLTPLMADHMAREECYYLMKVAESAHLQEPDCDPAKPRVES